Proteins encoded within one genomic window of Halocatena marina:
- a CDS encoding TetR/AcrR family transcriptional regulator, with the protein MADERSFLDSPEGTREEIMNATYHALCEHGYADLTIQRIGDQFEKSKSLLYHHYDGKDELLFDFLDFMLEELETSVPETIEEDAKTHLNVIFDKVFACERTEEKREFEAAMVELRAQAAHDDRYREYFTQHDRFIENHLSHVIEVGIADGDFRDVDPERVAPFIRTIIDGVRINRSTSNVGVTRSVRSELDSYIESTLCIDDENKQ; encoded by the coding sequence ATGGCTGATGAACGCTCGTTCCTCGACAGTCCAGAGGGCACACGAGAGGAGATCATGAACGCGACCTATCACGCGTTGTGTGAGCACGGGTACGCCGATCTCACGATTCAGCGAATCGGTGATCAATTCGAGAAGAGTAAGTCGTTGCTGTATCACCACTACGACGGCAAAGACGAACTCTTGTTCGATTTTCTCGATTTTATGCTCGAAGAGCTGGAAACATCTGTCCCAGAGACAATCGAAGAAGATGCCAAAACCCATCTCAATGTGATTTTCGATAAAGTATTTGCTTGTGAGAGAACAGAAGAAAAACGTGAATTCGAAGCGGCGATGGTCGAACTCCGCGCACAAGCCGCACACGACGACCGATACCGAGAGTACTTCACGCAACACGATCGATTCATCGAAAATCATCTCTCCCACGTTATCGAGGTTGGTATCGCGGACGGTGATTTCCGGGATGTTGACCCAGAGCGCGTTGCTCCGTTCATCCGAACGATTATTGACGGCGTTCGAATCAATCGCTCAACGTCTAACGTAGGAGTCACTCGTTCCGTTCGATCAGAACTCGATAGCTACATCGAATCTACGCTCTGTATCGACGACGAAAATAAGCAATAG